The Arachis ipaensis cultivar K30076 chromosome B07, Araip1.1, whole genome shotgun sequence genome includes a window with the following:
- the LOC107610092 gene encoding 50S ribosomal protein L9, chloroplastic-like isoform X1, translating to MKLEEERIEAEKNLVKEEAQQLAQIFETVRSFKVKQKCGKGKLIFGSVTAQDLVDIIKAQLQREVGKRIVELLEIHETGEYIAELKLYPEVTVRIRLNVFAN from the exons ATGAAGTTAGAGGAAGAAAGAATTGAGGCTGAGAAAAATCTG GTAAAAGAAGAGGCACAACAACTTGCTCAAATTTTTGAAACAGTTAGGTCTTTCAAGGTGAAGCAGAAATGTGGTAAAGGAAAACTAATTTTTGGAAG TGTTACAGCTCAAGATCTTGTTGACATTATCAAGGCGCAGCTTCAAAG GGAGGTGGGCAAGAGAATTGTCGAACTTCTAGAGATACATGAAACCGGAGAATATATCGCAGAGTTAAAGCTTTATCCGGAAGTTACAGTGAGAATAAGGTTGAATGTCTTTGCTAACTAA